The DNA sequence catttattaattgatttagATTCTCagttgtacattttaaataaataattaaaaaatatataatttttgaaaaCATTACTTTAGTCTTGCATAATCTGTGTTCTGAAACCTGTTTAATGTTCAGATCAATGAAATTAAGGAATTCCCCACAACCCAAAATAAATGAtctgtaattcataattatcaTCCACCAATAATTTTGATTTAACTCTGATTTGACAGCCAAATTCATGTGGGATACACCTGTgttagacttttttttaatgagtaGTTGACATTGCACTCATATGTAGACGTAATCCCAGTTACCCCTTCACTGTGTGTTTTGTTCTTCATTTTTACAGGTGACACCCGATACCTCTCAGAGCTGAGGATTGTGTTATTGGGGAGTAAAAGAGCTGGTAAGAGTTCAGCAGGAAACAGCATCCTGGGCAGAGAGGAGTTTGACTTGAAGAGATCTGCTCAGTGTGTGAGGAGACATGGAGAAGCAGCAGACAGACACCTCACTGTCATCGAAGCTCCAGGATGGTGGAGGACTTACACTGTAGAGCAGAGTCCTGAGCTACTGAAGCAGGAGATTGTGCTCAGTGTGTCTCTGTGTCCTCCAGGACCACACGCTGTACTACTGATCATACGTGTGGATAATACATTTAAAGAGACTTACAGAAAAGCATTCCAGGGGCATCTGGAGCTTTTTGGCGAGAGAGTCTGGAGTCACGCTATAGTGCTGTTCACTTATGGAGACTCTCTGTCAGACACCTCTATAGAGCAGTACATTGAGAGCGAAGGCCAGGATCTCCGGTGGTTGGTGGACAGATGTGGGAACAGGTATCATGTTCTCAACAATAAGAACAGGAGAGACCACACTCAGATCAAGGAGCTGCTGGAGAAGATCGAGGAGACCGTGGCACAAAACAAAGGCTGCCATTTTGAAATAGATGGAAGGATTTTACAGGAGATGAAAAAGAGACGAAGAGAAGTGGAAGAGAGAGCAAACGAACGAATGAGGAGAATGCAGAAACAGAGAGACGACATCAGATCTCAGATGAGTGAGTCAACAGATATGTGTAGATACACACACTGAACATCTTAATAAATCATGAACATTTGAATCACAGCACCAACAATACAACTGTTATCCTTAACAGCTACCCCCCAACAGATGGACTAAAAGAGTTCAGCAGTTACTGAAAGATTAGAAGTGCTTTCATTTCTTAATCCTGTTCTTCGTAGGGTATGATTTCAAAAGTGCAAATATCTTTACCTAAGCCGTAGGAACAATGCAGTGTTAAAATATAACAACATAATGCATCt is a window from the Onychostoma macrolepis isolate SWU-2019 chromosome 03, ASM1243209v1, whole genome shotgun sequence genome containing:
- the LOC131536656 gene encoding GTPase IMAP family member 9-like codes for the protein MDFGDTRYLSELRIVLLGSKRAGKSSAGNSILGREEFDLKRSAQCVRRHGEAADRHLTVIEAPGWWRTYTVEQSPELLKQEIVLSVSLCPPGPHAVLLIIRVDNTFKETYRKAFQGHLELFGERVWSHAIVLFTYGDSLSDTSIEQYIESEGQDLRWLVDRCGNRYHVLNNKNRRDHTQIKELLEKIEETVAQNKGCHFEIDGRILQEMKKRRREVEERANERMRRMQKQRDDIRSQMMRRADKSNTWSLGSSAYSTGAASRSYSPFSFVDGSDLERCKSMEVPSPFMSGDERSDTMFVRSSAYSSNMSEADEDSS